The Mercurialis annua linkage group LG2, ddMerAnnu1.2, whole genome shotgun sequence genome contains a region encoding:
- the LOC126668917 gene encoding protein OSB3, chloroplastic/mitochondrial-like, with the protein MNSVYRAVCSSRRNSALRFLSQSSSSFSSSSSSSCDWPRPKEIPFQTKVANSVHLIGYISEHIQFHADKFVATTVISQSDSPNFRIPVTFEGDLAHAAASHLKKDDHIYIAGQLTAEPLHIDVSQDQAPVRITVNSINFIEGSSQIRKSWRHKQKKEDYLPEQPAEKEPLKNFAIAEDDLKAEQSWKDLLMSPHEWWDVRSEVGNPKGAVFERKNNKELLCIDHTTPKWILEKLEAVTFDTKTTAKGGIDYMIKNGDSLLNSWRDLHENPKEWYDYRSSKLNGSVNPKHPDFKSKDGGLPLWLNMAPRWVVSKLEMVEFDAQSPKSKQVKQHKGDEYWTELVDNPNKWWDNRSNKRNVKAPDFKHKETGVGLWLTDSPAWVILKLPPLKDQNIGTTTMLS; encoded by the exons ATGAATTCAGTGTACAGAGCAGTCTGTTCTTCCCGGAGAAACTCTGCTCTCCGATTCCTATCACAATCATCGTCTTCTttttcatcatcatcatcatcatcatgtgATTGGCCTAGACCTAAAGAGATTCCTTTTCAGACTAAGGTTGCCAATTCTGTTCATTTGATTGGTTACATAAGCGAACATATCCAGTTTCATGCTGATAAATTTGTAGCCACTACTGTTATTTCTCAATCTGACTCCCCTAATTTCAG GATTCCAGTAACATTTGAAGGTGATTTGGCTCATGCTGCTGCTTCCCATTTGAAAAAAGATGATCATATTTACATTGCTGGACAGCTAACTGCAGAACCCCTTCATATTGATGTTTCTCAGGATCAAGCTCCAGTTAGG ATTACGGTAAACAGTATCAACTTTATAGAAGGTTCTTCACAAATTAGGAAAAGCTGGAGACATAAGCAGAAAAAAGAAGACTATTTGCCTGAGCAACCTGCAGAAAAGGAGCCCTTAAAGAATTTTG CAATTGCAGAGGATGATTTAAAAGCTGAACAGTCGTGGAAAGATCTTTTGATGTCACCCCATGAATGGTGGGACGTCAGATCAGAAGTG GGCAATCCAAAGGGTGCAGTATTTGAAAGAAAGAACAATAAAGAATTACTTTGTATTGACCACACCACACCCAAATGGATTCTAGAGAAGCTAGAGGCTGTGACATTTGATACGAAAACCACTGCGAAAGGTGGAATAG ATTACATGATAAAAAATGGTGATTCTTTGTTAAATTCCTGGAGAGACCTCCATGAAAATCCAAAAGAGTGGTATGACTACCGCAGTAGTAAGCTGAATGGATCG GTGAATCCAAAACATCCTGATTTTAAAAGCAAGGATGGTGGTCTACCTCTGTGGCTTAATATGGCACCAAGGTGGGTTGTGTCAAAACTTGAAATGGTGGAGTTTGATGCGCAAAGTCCTAAATCAAAACAAGTGAAGCAGCATAAAG GTGATGAATATTGGACGGAGTTGGTAGATAACCCGAATAAATGGTGGGACAACAGATCAAATAAG AGAAATGTGAAAGCTCCCGACTTCAAGCACAAGGAGACTGGTGTAGGACTGTGGCTTACTGATTCACCAGCTTGGGTCATCCTAAAGTTGCCACCCTTGAAGGATCAAAATATTGGTACCACCACAATGCTTTCTTGA